In Streptomyces dangxiongensis, one DNA window encodes the following:
- the rplU gene encoding 50S ribosomal protein L21, which translates to MYAIVRSGGRQHKVAVGDIVEVDKISTAKVGDTVELSTLLVVDGDSVTSDPWVLAGIKVQAEVVDHHKGQKIDILRYKNKTGYRRRQGHRQQYTAIKVTSIPAAAK; encoded by the coding sequence GTGTACGCCATCGTGCGCAGCGGTGGTCGCCAGCACAAGGTTGCTGTCGGCGACATCGTTGAGGTTGACAAGATTTCCACTGCCAAGGTTGGCGACACGGTCGAGCTCTCGACCCTGCTCGTTGTCGACGGCGACTCCGTGACCAGCGACCCGTGGGTGCTGGCCGGTATCAAGGTCCAGGCCGAGGTCGTGGACCACCACAAGGGCCAGAAGATCGACATTCTGCGCTACAAGAACAAGACCGGCTACCGCCGTCGGCAGGGCCACCGCCAGCAGTACACGGCGATCAAGGTCACGTCGATCCCCGCGGCTGCGAAGTAA
- the obgE gene encoding GTPase ObgE — MTTFVDRVELHVAAGSGGHGCASVHREKFKPLGGPDGGNGGRGGDVILTVDQSVTTLLDYHHSPHRKATSGKPGEGGNRSGKDGQDLVLPVPDGTVVLDKAGNVLADLVGHGTSYVAAQGGRGGLGNAALASARRKAPGFALLGEPGDLSDIVLELKTVADVALVGYPSAGKSSLISVLSAAKPKIADYPFTTLVPNLGVVTAGSTVYTIADVPGLIPGASQGRGLGLEFLRHVERCSVLVHVLDTATLESERDPVSDLDTIEEELRQYGGLDNRPRIVVLNKIDVPDGKDLAEMVRPDLESRGYRVFEVSAVAHIGLRELTFALGELIATARAARPKEEATRIVIRPKAVDDAGFTVTREEAGGELLFRVRGEKPERWVRQTDFNNDEAVGYLADRLNRLGVETELMKAGARSGDGVAIGPEDNAVVFDWEPTVMAGAEMLGRRGEDHRFDGQRPAAQRRRDKEAERDDALREYDDFDPFE; from the coding sequence ATGACCACCTTCGTGGACCGCGTCGAACTGCATGTCGCCGCGGGTAGCGGGGGCCACGGCTGTGCCTCCGTCCACCGTGAGAAGTTCAAGCCGCTCGGCGGCCCCGACGGAGGCAACGGCGGCCGGGGCGGCGACGTCATCCTGACCGTCGACCAGTCGGTCACGACGCTGCTCGACTACCACCACTCCCCGCACCGCAAGGCCACCAGCGGCAAGCCCGGCGAGGGCGGCAACCGTTCCGGCAAGGACGGCCAGGACCTGGTCCTGCCGGTCCCGGACGGCACGGTCGTGCTGGACAAGGCGGGCAACGTGCTCGCCGACCTGGTCGGCCACGGCACCTCGTACGTCGCCGCGCAGGGCGGCCGGGGCGGCCTCGGCAACGCGGCGCTGGCCTCGGCCCGCCGCAAGGCGCCCGGCTTCGCGCTGCTCGGCGAGCCCGGTGACCTGAGCGACATCGTCCTGGAGCTGAAGACCGTCGCCGACGTGGCCCTCGTCGGCTACCCGAGCGCCGGGAAGTCCTCGCTGATCTCCGTGCTGAGCGCGGCCAAGCCGAAGATCGCCGACTACCCGTTCACCACGCTGGTCCCCAACCTGGGCGTGGTCACCGCGGGTTCCACCGTCTACACCATCGCCGACGTGCCCGGTCTCATCCCCGGCGCCAGCCAGGGCCGCGGTCTGGGCCTGGAGTTCCTGCGGCATGTGGAGCGGTGCAGCGTGCTGGTGCACGTGCTGGACACCGCCACCCTGGAGTCCGAGCGCGACCCGGTCTCCGACCTCGACACCATCGAGGAGGAGCTGCGGCAGTACGGCGGTCTCGACAACCGGCCGCGCATCGTCGTCCTGAACAAGATCGACGTGCCCGACGGCAAGGACCTCGCCGAGATGGTCCGCCCCGACCTGGAGTCCCGCGGCTACCGCGTCTTCGAGGTGTCGGCCGTCGCCCACATCGGCCTGCGCGAGCTGACCTTCGCGCTCGGTGAGCTGATCGCGACGGCGCGCGCCGCCAGGCCCAAGGAGGAGGCGACCCGGATCGTCATCCGGCCGAAGGCCGTGGACGACGCGGGCTTCACCGTCACCCGTGAGGAGGCCGGCGGCGAGCTGCTGTTCCGGGTGCGCGGCGAGAAGCCCGAACGCTGGGTGCGCCAGACCGACTTCAACAACGACGAGGCCGTCGGCTACCTCGCCGACCGGCTCAACCGCCTCGGTGTGGAAACGGAACTGATGAAGGCGGGCGCCCGTTCTGGCGACGGCGTCGCCATCGGCCCCGAGGACAACGCGGTCGTCTTCGACTGGGAGCCGACGGTCATGGCCGGCGCGGAGATGCTCGGCCGCCGTGGCGAGGACCACCGCTTCGACGGGCAGCGGCCCGCCGCGCAGCGCCGCCGCGACAAGGAGGCGGAGCGCGACGACGCGCTGCGGGAGTACGACGACTTCGACCCGTTCGAGTAG
- a CDS encoding FG-GAP-like repeat-containing protein has product MSHFSFSPIPGADVPDQPRPARRRALTLATTLALAAGALALPAVAVPAQAAPAPAVSGKHLHDDFNGDGYADLAVTAPSATVSGQQGAGYVAVVYGSASGLKTSTRQVLSQNSAGVPGSAEAGDRFGSAVATADLDRDGYADLVVGAGGEDTSAGPDAGSVVVLWGGAKGLSGGVTLAGGTEYGALGDRGRLTVGDVDGNGAPDVVTVVNAHDLRVLNGPFGRNGATTHASELVTGPFDSRVLDLAAGDLDGDGITDIAAAENDGDEWDARHVVYWTGTHDGLLPYTLVSGAGTGLQGGEHLAVGDVNRDGYADLVVGRAVEGADSDVDTPLAKGGRIAWIPGTAKGPDGTKAVLVNLDTAGVPGTAERGSGFGTGLSVADIDGDHYADIAVGAPGISPGGRVITLPGTAKGPTGSGAKMFGQDTTGVPGTGEPGDAFGSAVRLVDADGDGRAELAVGAPGENAKAGAVWVLRGTTRGITPSGSFSFASGTLGTVAAGGALGAGLGS; this is encoded by the coding sequence GTGTCGCACTTCTCTTTCTCCCCGATCCCCGGAGCAGACGTGCCCGACCAGCCCCGCCCCGCCCGCCGTCGCGCCCTGACGCTCGCCACCACTCTCGCCCTCGCGGCCGGCGCCCTCGCGCTTCCGGCCGTCGCCGTGCCCGCCCAGGCGGCCCCCGCACCGGCCGTGAGCGGCAAGCACCTGCACGACGACTTCAACGGCGACGGCTACGCCGACCTTGCCGTCACGGCCCCCTCGGCGACCGTGAGCGGCCAGCAGGGTGCCGGATACGTCGCCGTGGTCTACGGTTCGGCGAGCGGCCTGAAGACCTCCACCCGGCAGGTCCTCAGCCAGAACAGTGCCGGGGTGCCGGGCAGTGCGGAGGCCGGCGACCGGTTCGGCAGCGCCGTCGCCACCGCCGACCTCGACCGGGACGGCTATGCCGACCTGGTCGTCGGGGCGGGCGGCGAGGACACGTCGGCCGGCCCCGACGCCGGGTCGGTCGTGGTGCTCTGGGGCGGGGCGAAGGGCCTGTCCGGCGGGGTGACACTGGCCGGCGGGACGGAGTACGGCGCCCTCGGCGACCGGGGGCGCCTGACCGTCGGGGACGTGGACGGCAACGGCGCGCCGGACGTCGTCACCGTGGTGAACGCGCACGATCTGCGGGTCTTGAACGGGCCGTTCGGCCGCAACGGCGCCACCACGCACGCCAGCGAGCTGGTCACCGGCCCGTTCGACAGCCGGGTCCTCGACCTGGCCGCCGGCGACCTCGACGGCGACGGCATCACCGACATCGCCGCCGCGGAGAACGACGGCGACGAGTGGGACGCCCGCCACGTCGTGTACTGGACGGGCACGCACGACGGGCTCCTCCCGTACACCCTGGTGAGCGGCGCCGGTACCGGGCTCCAGGGCGGCGAGCACCTCGCCGTCGGCGACGTGAACCGGGACGGCTACGCCGACCTGGTCGTGGGCCGGGCCGTCGAGGGCGCCGACAGCGATGTGGACACCCCGCTCGCCAAGGGCGGCCGGATCGCCTGGATCCCGGGCACGGCGAAGGGACCCGACGGGACGAAGGCGGTGCTCGTCAACCTGGACACCGCCGGGGTGCCGGGCACCGCCGAGCGGGGATCCGGTTTCGGCACCGGCCTCTCGGTGGCGGACATCGACGGAGACCACTACGCCGACATCGCGGTCGGCGCGCCCGGTATCTCCCCTGGCGGACGGGTCATCACCCTGCCCGGCACCGCCAAGGGGCCGACGGGCAGTGGCGCGAAGATGTTCGGCCAGGACACCACGGGCGTGCCCGGCACCGGCGAGCCGGGTGACGCGTTCGGCTCGGCCGTGCGCCTGGTGGACGCGGACGGCGACGGCCGGGCCGAACTGGCCGTCGGCGCGCCGGGGGAGAACGCCAAGGCCGGGGCCGTGTGGGTGCTGCGCGGCACCACCAGGGGGATCACGCCGAGCGGCTCGTTCAGCTTCGCGAGCGGCACGCTCGGCACGGTGGCCGCGGGTGGAGCGCTGGGGGCCGGTCTCGGTTCCTGA
- the rpmA gene encoding 50S ribosomal protein L27 has protein sequence MAHKKGASSTRNGRDSNAQRLGVKRFGGQVVNAGEILVRQRGTHFHPGAGVGRGGDDTLFALQAGAVEFGSHRGRKVVNIVPVA, from the coding sequence ATGGCACACAAGAAGGGCGCATCGTCCACCCGGAACGGTCGCGACTCCAATGCCCAGCGGCTCGGCGTGAAGCGCTTCGGCGGTCAGGTCGTCAACGCGGGTGAGATCCTGGTCCGCCAGCGCGGCACCCACTTCCACCCCGGCGCCGGCGTCGGCCGCGGTGGCGACGACACCCTGTTCGCCCTCCAGGCCGGTGCGGTGGAGTTCGGCTCCCACCGTGGCCGCAAGGTCGTGAACATCGTTCCGGTCGCCTGA
- a CDS encoding glycosyltransferase family 2 protein produces the protein MPYLVECLASVEAQTIDPGRMEVIAVDDGSTDGTGECLEEFAARVPIPVTVIRQENSGGPSGPRNVGLAKATGRYVFFLDADDRLGPEALERMVAMADRNGTDVVLGRVEGVNRTAPKSMWGQTLDRTDVFSSNIKFTLSAQKLFRRALLDRHGMRFDESLWTGEDAVFTLEAYLRADGVSVLADYTCYYLVGRDDGKHVTKTGGYALRFDSARALMKLIADMVPAGDRRDLLMVRPFLITLLPQFGPKFLTDAEEVRRHKFELAKPLMDAYWTPGVARRLKVHERLRLHLVAMQRADLLLDVVKFVKAKRQAAAVLEKRGTRLYLVYPHFRSPKAGIPDEMYLADAREARAFEGYREAAANSFPRRALRKIRRMLPRKGFGTAAA, from the coding sequence ATGCCGTACCTGGTCGAGTGCCTGGCCTCCGTCGAGGCGCAGACCATCGACCCGGGACGGATGGAGGTCATCGCGGTCGACGACGGCTCGACGGACGGCACGGGGGAGTGCCTGGAGGAGTTCGCGGCCCGCGTGCCCATACCGGTCACCGTCATCCGCCAGGAGAACTCCGGCGGCCCCAGCGGCCCCCGCAACGTCGGCCTCGCCAAGGCGACCGGACGCTACGTCTTCTTCCTCGACGCCGACGACCGGCTCGGCCCCGAGGCGCTGGAGCGCATGGTCGCCATGGCCGACAGGAACGGCACGGACGTCGTCCTCGGCCGCGTCGAGGGCGTCAACCGCACCGCCCCGAAGTCCATGTGGGGCCAGACGCTCGACCGGACCGACGTCTTCTCCTCCAACATCAAGTTCACGCTGAGCGCGCAGAAGCTGTTCCGCCGCGCCCTGCTGGACCGGCACGGCATGCGGTTCGACGAGTCGCTGTGGACCGGCGAGGACGCCGTGTTCACGCTGGAGGCCTACCTGCGGGCGGACGGCGTCTCCGTGCTCGCCGACTACACCTGCTACTACCTGGTCGGCCGCGACGACGGCAAGCACGTCACCAAGACCGGCGGTTACGCGCTGCGCTTCGACTCCGCGCGCGCCCTGATGAAGCTGATCGCCGACATGGTCCCGGCCGGTGACAGACGCGACCTCCTGATGGTCCGGCCGTTCCTCATCACGCTGCTGCCGCAGTTCGGCCCCAAGTTCCTGACCGACGCCGAAGAGGTGCGACGGCACAAGTTCGAGCTGGCCAAGCCGCTGATGGACGCCTACTGGACGCCCGGCGTGGCCCGCCGCCTGAAGGTCCACGAACGGCTGCGGCTGCACCTGGTCGCCATGCAGCGCGCCGATCTGCTGCTGGACGTCGTCAAGTTCGTCAAGGCCAAGAGGCAGGCCGCCGCCGTCCTGGAGAAGCGCGGCACCCGCCTCTACCTCGTCTATCCGCACTTCCGGTCCCCGAAGGCCGGCATCCCCGACGAGATGTACCTCGCCGACGCCCGCGAGGCACGCGCCTTCGAGGGCTACCGCGAGGCCGCCGCCAACTCCTTCCCGCGCCGCGCCCTGCGCAAGATCCGCCGGATGCTGCCGCGCAAGGGCTTCGGGACGGCCGCGGCCTGA
- a CDS encoding CDP-glycerol glycerophosphotransferase family protein, with product MISTAIRVARVGSAAELAAAALVMLGFPALMLAALVPSVPAFAALAAVTYLADHYLHRKGSYLINRLSKVRAGLSIRFLIRQLLLVLLLARLSLSDDLIFYGAVACFIAFYGLQAPHGALVTLIRNRRRMPVATRNIDLKARIRIPDAPPRRLLHRSAEKMLHLDLFAVAGILVSAEAGSAVAGFTGIGLTAGLGCLYVLVLVPFVRGRMTPPKADVVLAAVDDWLAAYRPETVLYFSGSRDSAYQVNMWLETMERLDTRPLIILRERTILNNLAPTTVPVICVPGGVHLMNLDLSTVRVALYAANVGKNIHLLRVPTMKHVFIGHGDSDKLASVNPYSKVYDEVWTAGRAGRDRYAIADVGVRDDDIVEVGRPQLAPIRTWQGVPGDRIPTVLYAPTWEGWDGNPGNTSIVLAGENIVTRLVTADPPVRVLYKPHPFTGTVSKDAKAAHQRITALVEKSAAERAADSRFTADTAAMAAAKAELARIEARLAELAAARGTKGDEAVATREGIVDVHRHEEVARLRAEWNTAYWRSFPSYEHRVITGAQPRLYDCFNVSDAMVSDISSVVSDFIASGKPYAVTDSGELGAEEFRRQNTAVRAAVILSNSAAELGGLLDAVRDPAADPLADDRTELKQYLLGPDEPKSIVQFNAAVGDLALKAEARNAGQESRLGAADADPAEAAELTNAVPGQRAASAGETDGVTAG from the coding sequence GTGATATCCACCGCTATTCGCGTCGCCCGGGTGGGCAGCGCGGCCGAGCTGGCCGCGGCGGCCCTCGTGATGCTGGGCTTCCCGGCGCTCATGCTGGCCGCGCTCGTCCCGAGCGTTCCCGCCTTCGCGGCCCTGGCCGCCGTGACGTACCTGGCGGACCACTATCTGCACCGCAAGGGCAGCTACCTGATCAACCGCCTCAGCAAGGTCCGGGCGGGGCTGTCGATCCGCTTCCTGATCCGCCAGCTACTGCTGGTCCTGCTGCTGGCCCGGCTGTCCCTCTCCGACGACCTGATCTTCTACGGCGCGGTCGCCTGCTTCATCGCCTTCTACGGCCTCCAGGCCCCGCACGGCGCGCTGGTCACCCTCATCCGCAACCGCCGCCGGATGCCGGTCGCCACCCGCAACATCGACCTGAAGGCGCGCATCCGCATCCCGGACGCCCCGCCGCGCCGCCTGCTGCACCGCTCCGCGGAGAAGATGCTCCACCTCGACCTGTTCGCGGTCGCCGGCATCCTGGTCTCCGCCGAGGCGGGCTCCGCCGTCGCCGGTTTCACCGGCATCGGCCTCACCGCCGGCCTCGGCTGCCTGTACGTCCTCGTGCTCGTGCCGTTCGTGCGCGGCCGTATGACCCCGCCGAAGGCCGACGTCGTCCTCGCCGCCGTCGACGACTGGCTGGCCGCCTACCGGCCCGAGACCGTCCTGTACTTCTCCGGCTCCCGGGACTCCGCGTACCAGGTCAACATGTGGCTGGAGACGATGGAGCGGCTGGACACCCGGCCGCTGATCATCCTGCGCGAGCGCACCATCCTGAACAACCTCGCGCCCACCACGGTTCCCGTCATCTGCGTGCCCGGAGGGGTGCACCTGATGAACCTGGACCTGTCCACCGTGCGCGTCGCGCTCTACGCGGCCAACGTCGGCAAGAACATCCACCTGCTGCGCGTGCCCACCATGAAGCACGTCTTCATCGGCCACGGCGACAGCGACAAGCTGGCCAGCGTCAACCCGTACAGCAAGGTGTACGACGAGGTGTGGACCGCCGGCCGCGCCGGCCGCGACCGCTACGCCATCGCCGACGTCGGCGTCCGCGACGACGACATCGTCGAGGTCGGCCGTCCGCAGCTCGCGCCCATCCGGACCTGGCAGGGCGTGCCCGGGGACCGCATCCCGACCGTGCTGTACGCCCCCACCTGGGAGGGCTGGGACGGCAACCCCGGCAACACCTCGATCGTGCTCGCCGGTGAGAACATCGTGACCCGGCTGGTGACGGCCGACCCGCCGGTCCGCGTCCTGTACAAGCCGCACCCGTTCACCGGCACCGTCAGCAAGGACGCCAAGGCCGCCCACCAGCGCATCACCGCCCTGGTCGAGAAGTCCGCCGCCGAGCGCGCCGCCGACTCCCGGTTCACCGCCGACACCGCCGCCATGGCCGCGGCCAAGGCCGAACTGGCCCGCATCGAGGCCCGGCTCGCCGAGCTGGCCGCCGCCCGCGGCACCAAGGGCGACGAGGCCGTGGCCACCCGCGAGGGCATCGTGGACGTGCACCGGCACGAGGAGGTCGCCCGGCTGCGCGCCGAGTGGAACACCGCCTACTGGCGCTCCTTCCCGTCGTACGAGCACCGCGTCATCACGGGCGCCCAGCCGCGCCTGTACGACTGCTTCAACGTCTCCGACGCGATGGTCTCGGACATCTCCTCCGTGGTCTCCGACTTCATCGCCAGCGGCAAGCCCTACGCGGTCACCGACTCCGGCGAACTGGGCGCCGAGGAGTTCAGGCGGCAGAACACGGCCGTGCGCGCCGCGGTCATCCTGTCCAACAGCGCGGCCGAGCTGGGCGGCCTGCTGGACGCCGTGCGCGACCCGGCCGCCGACCCGCTCGCGGACGACCGCACGGAACTGAAGCAGTACCTGCTCGGCCCGGACGAGCCGAAGTCGATCGTCCAGTTCAACGCCGCGGTCGGCGACCTGGCCCTCAAGGCCGAGGCCCGCAACGCCGGCCAGGAGTCCCGTCTCGGCGCGGCCGACGCCGACCCCGCCGAGGCGGCCGAGCTGACCAACGCGGTGCCGGGCCAGCGCGCCGCGTCGGCCGGGGAGACGGACGGCGTGACCGCGGGCTGA
- a CDS encoding bifunctional cytidylyltransferase/SDR family oxidoreductase has protein sequence MSQHIAKPRTTAVILAGGTGQRVGLSIPKQLLKIAGKAVIEHTLTTFENADSIDDIIVLMAPGYVPDVEKIVAKAGFTKVKKVIEGGSTRNETTERAISALGEGLAEGEDRNVLFHDAVRPLLSQRVIDDCVAALERYQAVDVAIPSADTIIVTRTHGEDGEFITEIPDRSRLRRGQTPQAFKLSTIRRAYQVAAGDPNFQATDDCSVVLRYLPDVPIHVVAGDEYNMKVTQPVDVFIADKLFQLASTATPEQNGEEAYRELLTGKTVVIFGGSYGIGKDIAELAASYGAQVYALGRSTTGTHVENPEEVDDALSKAYAETGRIDYVVNTAGVLRIGKLAETDNATIEEALKVNYLAPVQIARSSYKYLSETKGQLLLYTSSSYTRGRAEYSLYSSTKAAMVNLTQALSDEWAGDGIRVNCVNPERTATPMRTKAFGQEPSGSLLSSEAVARTSLDVLLSELTGHVIDVRQQDPTAGAARASGFEQALASVLDRQDGV, from the coding sequence GTGTCCCAGCACATAGCCAAGCCCCGTACCACCGCAGTGATCCTGGCCGGTGGCACCGGTCAGCGGGTGGGTCTGTCGATCCCCAAGCAGCTGCTGAAGATCGCCGGCAAGGCAGTCATCGAGCACACCCTGACCACCTTCGAGAACGCCGACTCGATCGACGACATCATCGTGCTGATGGCCCCGGGCTACGTGCCGGACGTCGAGAAGATCGTCGCCAAGGCGGGCTTCACCAAGGTGAAGAAGGTCATCGAGGGCGGTTCGACCCGGAACGAGACCACCGAGCGCGCGATCAGCGCCCTCGGCGAGGGCCTGGCCGAGGGCGAGGACCGCAACGTCCTCTTCCACGACGCCGTACGCCCCCTGCTCTCGCAGCGCGTCATCGACGACTGCGTGGCCGCGCTGGAGCGCTACCAGGCCGTGGACGTCGCCATCCCGTCCGCGGACACCATCATCGTGACGCGCACCCACGGCGAGGACGGCGAGTTCATCACCGAGATCCCGGACCGCTCCCGGCTGCGCCGCGGGCAGACCCCGCAGGCCTTCAAGCTGTCCACGATCCGCCGCGCCTACCAGGTCGCCGCCGGTGACCCCAACTTCCAGGCCACGGACGACTGTTCGGTGGTCCTCAGGTACCTGCCCGACGTGCCGATCCACGTCGTCGCGGGCGACGAGTACAACATGAAGGTCACTCAGCCGGTCGACGTCTTCATCGCCGACAAGCTGTTCCAGCTCGCCTCCACCGCCACGCCCGAGCAGAACGGCGAGGAGGCCTACCGCGAGCTGCTGACCGGCAAGACGGTCGTCATCTTCGGCGGCTCCTACGGCATCGGCAAGGACATCGCCGAACTCGCCGCGTCCTACGGCGCGCAGGTCTACGCCCTCGGCCGCTCCACCACCGGCACCCACGTGGAGAACCCGGAGGAGGTCGACGACGCGCTGTCCAAGGCCTATGCCGAGACCGGCCGGATCGACTACGTCGTCAACACCGCGGGCGTGCTGCGCATCGGCAAGCTCGCCGAGACCGACAACGCCACCATCGAGGAGGCGCTGAAGGTCAACTACCTGGCCCCGGTGCAGATCGCGCGCTCCTCCTACAAGTACCTGTCCGAGACCAAGGGCCAGTTGCTGCTCTACACCTCCAGCAGCTACACCCGCGGCCGCGCCGAGTACTCCCTCTACTCCTCCACCAAGGCCGCCATGGTGAACCTCACCCAGGCGCTGTCCGACGAGTGGGCCGGCGACGGCATCCGCGTCAACTGCGTCAACCCCGAGCGCACCGCCACCCCGATGCGCACGAAGGCCTTCGGCCAGGAGCCCTCGGGTTCGCTGCTGTCCTCCGAGGCCGTGGCCCGTACCTCCCTGGACGTGCTGCTGTCGGAGCTGACCGGTCACGTCATCGACGTCCGTCAGCAGGACCCGACCGCGGGTGCCGCCCGGGCTTCCGGCTTCGAGCAGGCGCTCGCCTCGGTGCTGGACCGTCAGGACGGCGTGTAA
- a CDS encoding alkaline phosphatase D family protein, whose amino-acid sequence MTAPSPDRRRFLTAGAAVLGAAASAQLWLPGTARAAGTPLPDGVFTLGVGSGDPLPDGIVLWTRLAPDPLGGGGMPDAVFPVEWEIAEDERFRRTVRRDTAQARPELGHSVHVDVRGLRPDRPYWYRFRAGGQLSPTGRTRTAPHPHRRGGSLRVALASCQNWQHGYFTPYADMLAQDPDFVLFVGDYIYESAPSATAVRRHEGKGEPYTLTQYRNRYAQYRTDPDLAAMHASAPWVVTFDDHEVDNDWAGEIPQDPDKQPHDAFVARLTAAFQAYYEHMPVRATAVPNGPHIQMYRRLEFGRLARLNVLDTRQFRSDQATTQEGAQAPSQTMLGAEQKQWLLDGLQDSPARWNLIASQIMMAETDLLPGDGKLWYYDAWDGYQAERNALLEEFAGIRNPVVLSGDRHLTMISDLRTDYADPDSDVVGAEFVGTSISSSGDQDQDAFHRQWDPLKADNPHWKLIDAHRGYHLFDIRRDGIDAQVRVVDTVLKPQATASTLARLRVESDEPGVTLV is encoded by the coding sequence ATGACCGCACCATCGCCCGACCGCCGCCGCTTTCTGACCGCCGGGGCCGCCGTCCTCGGCGCCGCCGCCTCCGCCCAGCTATGGCTGCCCGGCACGGCCCGCGCCGCCGGCACCCCGCTGCCCGACGGGGTGTTCACCCTCGGCGTCGGCTCCGGCGATCCGCTGCCCGACGGCATCGTGCTGTGGACCAGACTCGCGCCCGACCCCCTGGGCGGCGGTGGCATGCCCGACGCGGTCTTCCCCGTGGAGTGGGAGATCGCCGAGGACGAGCGGTTCCGCAGAACCGTCCGCCGGGACACCGCCCAGGCCCGTCCGGAACTCGGCCACAGCGTCCACGTGGACGTCCGCGGCCTGCGTCCGGACCGCCCGTACTGGTACCGCTTCCGGGCCGGCGGCCAGCTCTCGCCCACCGGCCGCACCCGTACCGCACCCCACCCGCACCGGCGGGGCGGCTCGCTGCGCGTCGCCCTCGCCTCCTGCCAGAACTGGCAGCACGGCTATTTCACGCCGTACGCCGACATGCTCGCCCAGGACCCCGACTTCGTGCTCTTCGTCGGCGACTACATCTACGAGTCGGCGCCGTCCGCCACGGCCGTCCGCCGGCACGAGGGCAAGGGCGAGCCGTACACGCTCACGCAGTACCGCAACCGGTACGCGCAGTACCGCACCGACCCCGACCTGGCCGCGATGCACGCCAGCGCGCCCTGGGTGGTCACCTTCGACGACCACGAGGTGGACAACGACTGGGCCGGCGAGATCCCCCAGGACCCGGACAAGCAGCCGCACGACGCGTTCGTGGCCCGGCTCACCGCGGCCTTCCAGGCGTACTACGAGCACATGCCGGTACGCGCCACGGCCGTACCGAACGGCCCGCACATCCAGATGTACCGCCGCCTGGAGTTCGGCCGGCTCGCCCGGCTCAACGTCCTGGACACCCGGCAGTTCCGCAGCGACCAGGCCACCACCCAGGAGGGCGCGCAGGCGCCGTCGCAGACCATGCTCGGCGCCGAGCAGAAGCAGTGGCTGCTCGACGGGCTGCAGGACTCCCCGGCCCGCTGGAACCTCATCGCCTCGCAGATCATGATGGCCGAGACCGATCTGCTGCCCGGCGACGGCAAACTCTGGTACTACGACGCCTGGGACGGCTACCAGGCCGAACGCAACGCCCTGCTGGAGGAGTTCGCCGGCATCCGCAACCCGGTCGTGCTCAGCGGCGACCGGCACCTGACGATGATCAGCGACCTCAGGACGGACTACGCCGACCCGGACTCCGACGTGGTCGGCGCCGAGTTCGTCGGCACCTCCATCTCCAGCAGCGGCGACCAGGACCAGGACGCCTTCCACCGGCAGTGGGACCCGCTGAAGGCGGACAACCCGCACTGGAAGCTCATCGACGCCCACCGCGGCTACCACCTGTTCGACATCCGCCGTGACGGCATCGACGCCCAGGTCCGGGTCGTCGACACGGTGCTGAAGCCGCAGGCGACGGCGAGCACCCTGGCCCGGCTCCGGGTGGAGTCGGACGAGCCCGGGGTCACGCTCGTGTGA